Proteins encoded in a region of the Orcinus orca chromosome X, mOrcOrc1.1, whole genome shotgun sequence genome:
- the NBDY gene encoding negative regulator of P-body association, protein MGDQPCTSGRSTLQPGNTREIKPPKKRCLLAPRWDYPEGTPNGGSTPLPSTPPPASPGLKSHPPSPEK, encoded by the coding sequence ATGGGGGACCAACCTTGTACCTCCGGGAGATCCACGCTCCAGCCTGGAAACACGCGGGAAATCAAGCCTCCAAAAAAGCGCTGCCTCCTAGCTCCACGTTGGGATTATCCAGAAGGAACCCCCAACGGAGGTAGTACCCCTCTCCCTTCCACACCTCCTCCAGCATCACCGGGCCTGAAGTCGCACCCACCTTCTCCGGAGAAATAG